One genomic window of Quercus robur chromosome 6, dhQueRobu3.1, whole genome shotgun sequence includes the following:
- the LOC126733379 gene encoding rho GDP-dissociation inhibitor 1-like isoform X1, whose product MSAAVGAAISATKDVTFNPQMEEEELRNNKNNKVGGEPSRLPHSDDGHGNDHEDDDEPEEEEDAKLKSNKELDLGPQFSLKEQLEKDKDDESLRKWKEKLLGSVDLSAVGESKEPEVKMQSLTILCPGRPDLILPIPFGNNSKRVLFTLKEGSQYRLKFSFTVSNNIVLGLKYTNVVWKTGMKVDNSKRMLGTFSPQQEPYTCEMEEETTPSGIFARGTYSARTKFVDDDGKCYLDVCYYFEIQKNWPKPS is encoded by the exons atgtCGGCTGCTGTGGGAGCTGCTATTTCTGCAACCAAGGACGTTACCTTCAATCCTcaaatggaagaagaagagcTCAGGAATAACAAGAACAACAAGGTTGGTGGTGAACCAAGCCGGCTCCCACATAGTGATGATGGCCATGGAAATGATCACGAAGATGATGATGAGCcagaggaagaggaagatgcAAAGTTGAAATCTAACAAGGAATTGGACCTTGGTCCTCAATTTTCTCTCAAGGAGCAGCTAGAAAAAGATAAA GATGACGAAAGTTTGAGGAAATGGAAGGAAAAACTTCTTGGAAGTGTTGATCTCTCTGCTGTCGGAG AGAGTAAAGAACCAGAAGTGAAGATGCAAAGCCTCACAATACTATGCCCGGGGCGACCAGATCTCATTTTGCCAATTCCATTTGGTAACAATTCTAAAAGGGTTCTCTTCACCCTCAAGGAAGGAAGTCAGTACCGCCTCAAATTTAGCTTCACCGTCTCCAACAATATTGTCTTGGGCCTCAAATACACTAACGTTGTGTGGAAGACCGGTATGAAAG tGGACAATTCAAAGAGAATGTTGGGAACTTTTAGTCCTCAGCAGGAGCCTTATACGTGTGAAATGGAAGAAGAAACCACCCCTTCTGGCATTTTTGCAAGAGGCACTTATTCTGCAAGAACCAAG TTTGTTGATGACGATGGAAAATGCTATTTGGACGTGTGTTACTACTTCGAAATTCAAAAGAATTGGCCAAAACCCTCTTAA
- the LOC126733379 gene encoding rho GDP-dissociation inhibitor 1-like isoform X2, producing the protein MSAAVGAAISATKDVTFNPQMEEEELRNNKNNKVGGEPSRLPHSDDGHGNDHEDDDEPEEEEDAKLKSNKELDLGPQFSLKEQLEKDKDDESLRKWKEKLLGSVDLSAVGESKEPEVKMQSLTILCPGRPDLILPIPFGNNSKRVLFTLKEGSQYRLKFSFTVSNNIVLGLKYTNVVWKTGMKVDNSKRMLGTFSPQQEPYTCEMEEETTPSGIFARGTYSARTKLC; encoded by the exons atgtCGGCTGCTGTGGGAGCTGCTATTTCTGCAACCAAGGACGTTACCTTCAATCCTcaaatggaagaagaagagcTCAGGAATAACAAGAACAACAAGGTTGGTGGTGAACCAAGCCGGCTCCCACATAGTGATGATGGCCATGGAAATGATCACGAAGATGATGATGAGCcagaggaagaggaagatgcAAAGTTGAAATCTAACAAGGAATTGGACCTTGGTCCTCAATTTTCTCTCAAGGAGCAGCTAGAAAAAGATAAA GATGACGAAAGTTTGAGGAAATGGAAGGAAAAACTTCTTGGAAGTGTTGATCTCTCTGCTGTCGGAG AGAGTAAAGAACCAGAAGTGAAGATGCAAAGCCTCACAATACTATGCCCGGGGCGACCAGATCTCATTTTGCCAATTCCATTTGGTAACAATTCTAAAAGGGTTCTCTTCACCCTCAAGGAAGGAAGTCAGTACCGCCTCAAATTTAGCTTCACCGTCTCCAACAATATTGTCTTGGGCCTCAAATACACTAACGTTGTGTGGAAGACCGGTATGAAAG tGGACAATTCAAAGAGAATGTTGGGAACTTTTAGTCCTCAGCAGGAGCCTTATACGTGTGAAATGGAAGAAGAAACCACCCCTTCTGGCATTTTTGCAAGAGGCACTTATTCTGCAAGAACCAAG CTCTGTTGA